The following coding sequences are from one Ornithorhynchus anatinus isolate Pmale09 chromosome 11, mOrnAna1.pri.v4, whole genome shotgun sequence window:
- the LOC114815077 gene encoding regulator of G-protein signaling 9-binding protein — protein sequence MSRAEGEAPLRALVRATARWRRLVRELGGGGDGRALRAELRRCGRRARGLASGCGSGLAAGLRERPDERPELRRLWAVLAACLDALEADAARALQLERAFPPDANLVRTGLPAAPPPRGPAAAPEGLEAESQRLADTRRELELKVSVPLWAVEARRPPGAELGSLSAGSGRSCSEDGRPTLCRGRRRRRRLAAALAFGAVLLVAVVLAVCVVGLA from the coding sequence ATGTCGCGGGCGGAGGGCGAGGCGCCCCTGCGGGCCCTGGTGCGGGCGACGGCCCGCTGGCGGCGGCTGGTGCGGGAGCTGGGCGGCGGGGGCGACGGGCGGGCGCTGCGGGCCGAGCTGCGGCGCTGCGGCCGGCGGGCGCGGGGCCTGGCGTCGGGCTGCGGCAGCGGGCTGGCCGCGGGGCTGCGGGAGCGGCCGGACGAGCGGCCCGAGCTGCGGCGCCTCTGGGCCGTCCTGGCCGCCTGCCTCGACGCCCTGGAGGCCGACGCCGCCCGGGCCCTGCAGCTGGAGCGGGCCTTCCCGCCCGACGCCAACCTCGTCCGCACCGGCCTGcccgccgcgcccccgccccgcgggcCCGCGGCGGCCCCCGAGGGGCTGGAGGCGGAGAGCCAACGGCTGGCCGACACCCGGCGGGAGCTGGAGCTCAAGGTCAGTGTCCCCCTCTGGGCCGTCGAGGCCCGGAGGCCGCCCGGGGCCGAGCTGGGCTCCCTGTCGGCCGGCAGCGGCCGGTCCTGCTCGGAGGACGGCCGCCCGACCCTctgccgggggcggcggcggcggcggcggctggcggCCGCCCTGGCTTTCGGCGCCGTGCTCCTCGTCGCCGTCGTCCTGGCCGTGTGCGTCGTCGGCCTGGCCtga